In the Herpetosiphonaceae bacterium genome, one interval contains:
- a CDS encoding RecQ family ATP-dependent DNA helicase, which yields MTSTRADLRAVLRDRFEHDTFRPGQERAIRDLLDGRDVLAVFPTGAGKSLVYQLAAHVLPGATIVVSPLIALMKDQVEALQALDLPVGVINSTQSAGQSEAALRRLQQGEAKLLYVTPERFDNARFMAALREVPISLFVVDEAHCISDWGHSFRPAYLLLPQAIAQLGKPTLLALTATATPWIREEIIARLNMRQPAIVVRGTDRPNLFFEVRRVEKEEDDRRVLEDLLLGEQAGYGEDLAPRLSDAMRGSGIIYTSTTKAARDTATWLRDWGIAADYYHGQRKKADRDRVQEAFMRGELRVIVATNAFGLGVDKPDVRFVIHRDIPSSIEAYYQEAGRAGRDGAFARCTIIYRPADLGRAAFLSGGGQLTRDEVVQARAGLLAQPEATLKELAAATGLGKGDLARLIALLKRERIIAERHGRFRLLVSDFDPEQLSLEEEEHRLAYERSRQEMMRGYAETGDCRRRHLLSYFGEEYQAERCMLCDNDLRPADEQRIVVGEEKVVESRFAAGDAVSHEAWGEGVVQRVDADSLTVLFESVGYKVLATDVIQERGLLQAAEDE from the coding sequence ATGACCTCAACCAGGGCCGATCTGCGCGCTGTGCTGCGGGATCGATTTGAGCACGATACGTTCCGGCCAGGCCAGGAGCGCGCGATCCGCGACCTGCTGGATGGACGCGACGTGCTGGCGGTCTTTCCGACCGGCGCGGGCAAGTCGCTGGTCTATCAGCTGGCCGCGCACGTGCTGCCCGGCGCGACGATCGTGGTTTCGCCGCTGATCGCGCTGATGAAAGATCAGGTCGAGGCGTTGCAGGCGCTCGATCTGCCGGTCGGCGTGATCAACAGCACCCAGTCGGCGGGCCAGTCGGAGGCGGCGCTGCGCAGGCTTCAGCAGGGCGAGGCCAAGCTGCTCTACGTCACGCCCGAACGCTTCGACAACGCGCGCTTTATGGCCGCGCTGCGCGAGGTGCCGATCTCGCTCTTTGTGGTGGACGAGGCGCATTGCATTTCCGACTGGGGCCATAGCTTTCGACCGGCCTATCTGCTGCTGCCGCAGGCCATCGCCCAGCTCGGCAAGCCGACGCTGCTGGCGCTGACGGCGACGGCGACGCCCTGGATTCGTGAGGAGATTATCGCGCGGCTCAACATGCGCCAGCCCGCGATCGTCGTGCGCGGCACCGATCGGCCTAATCTTTTCTTCGAGGTGCGGCGCGTCGAGAAGGAAGAGGACGACCGGCGGGTGCTTGAGGATCTGCTGCTGGGCGAGCAGGCAGGCTACGGCGAGGATCTCGCGCCCAGGCTGTCGGATGCGATGCGTGGCAGCGGCATTATCTACACGTCCACCACCAAAGCCGCGCGCGACACGGCGACCTGGCTGCGCGACTGGGGCATTGCCGCAGACTACTATCACGGCCAGCGCAAGAAGGCCGATCGCGATCGGGTGCAGGAGGCGTTTATGCGCGGCGAGCTGCGCGTGATCGTCGCGACCAACGCCTTTGGCCTGGGCGTGGACAAGCCCGACGTGCGCTTTGTGATCCACCGCGATATTCCGAGCAGCATCGAGGCGTACTACCAGGAGGCGGGCCGCGCCGGTCGAGATGGCGCGTTCGCGCGCTGCACGATCATCTACCGGCCTGCCGACCTGGGCCGCGCCGCATTTCTGTCGGGCGGCGGGCAACTGACGCGCGATGAGGTGGTGCAGGCGCGCGCCGGGCTGCTGGCGCAGCCTGAGGCGACGCTCAAGGAGCTTGCGGCGGCGACCGGCCTCGGAAAGGGCGATCTGGCGCGGCTGATCGCGCTGCTCAAGCGGGAGCGGATCATCGCCGAGCGACACGGGCGGTTCCGCCTGCTGGTTTCCGACTTCGACCCGGAGCAGCTTTCGCTTGAGGAGGAGGAGCATCGCCTAGCGTACGAGCGCAGCCGCCAGGAGATGATGCGCGGCTACGCCGAGACTGGCGATTGTCGCCGCCGCCATCTGCTGAGCTACTTCGGAGAAGAGTATCAGGCCGAGCGCTGCATGCTGTGCGACAACGATCTGCGTCCGGCTGACGAGCAGCGGATCGTCGTCGGCGAAGAAAAGGTCGTCGAGTCGCGCTTTGCGGCGGGCGATGCCGTCAGCCACGAGGCGTGGGGCGAGGGCGTGGTTCAGCGCGTCGACGCCGATAGCCTCACGGTGCTGTTCGAGAGCGTCGGCTACAAGGTGCTGGCGACCGACGTGATTCAGGAGCGGGGGTTGCTTCAGGCCGCCGAAGACGAGTGA